One window of the Eschrichtius robustus isolate mEscRob2 chromosome 13, mEscRob2.pri, whole genome shotgun sequence genome contains the following:
- the PDE6H gene encoding LOW QUALITY PROTEIN: retinal cone rhodopsin-sensitive cGMP 3',5'-cyclic phosphodiesterase subunit gamma (The sequence of the model RefSeq protein was modified relative to this genomic sequence to represent the inferred CDS: substituted 1 base at 1 genomic stop codon), whose amino-acid sequence MQRITQQVQVAITSLVLDKDPSADGLEERVWESSPPRTSRISDNSTLAPPTSNQGPTTPRHGPPKFKQRQTRQFKSKPPKKGVKGFGDDIPGMEGLGTDITVICPWEAFSHLELHELAXFGII is encoded by the exons ATGCAGAGGATTACCCAGCAAGTGCAGGTAGCAATTACCTCTCTGGTGCTTGACAAGGACCCTTCAGCAGATGGCCTGGAGGAAAGGGTGTGGGAGTCCAG CCCCCCAAGGACCAGCAGAATAAGTGACAATTCTACTTTGGCCCCTCCAACTTCAAACCAAGGTCCCACCACCCCACGCCACGGACCCCCCAAGTTCAAGCAGAGGCAGACTCGTCAGTTCAAGAGCAAGCCTCCTAAGAAAGGTGTGAAAGG GTTTGGAGATGACATTCCGGGCATGGAGGGACTAGGAACAG ATATCACGGTGATTTGTCCTTGGGAGGCATTCAGCCACTTAGAGTTGCACGAGCTCGCTTAGTTTGGGATCATCTGA